From the genome of Mastacembelus armatus chromosome 21, fMasArm1.2, whole genome shotgun sequence:
tcctcccatcagcttttttcactggaaatataggggtgttacactgagcctctggtgccctcaccaggatccctgcatcaagcatctcttgtaccacaggcctgattccctgaagggcgtctggtttaaggggatactgctttatcctaggtctataatcagatttggccttaataataacttctggagctgtagtcattaggcctacatcagttttgcttcgagaccagacactgtcaggcacctcagccaagcacggatctaactcctccagaagtaacactcattctcggtcatcctcccccatatgagcacggggagtggccgtcacaacccaatttaagtttttgtaaaaacagcttcccacactattactaaaccagcctccttcttcttcatgccaatcacaaatactctcagctttactcaaaaactgctttaactcctcccaataCATatcattcgtcttagacactgacaaatgaaaattaggtgaccatcccatcaagaggcgcttagcttctggaggaagattaacagagcagactgcctttcttttcctatcagtataaagggtcttaagtgTTAtcctctgtggccctaacttctcaaacctccgtacatagtcaaaatctggacctggggtatgtttataatagagggtgacatgcatctgctctggggagaggctttctgagtgtggtggttgaggatcaggcagcaggcgcaggggctgctctcctgtgcgtccagggtcaggcatgggcagatctagggaccaccagtaatgtggtgccccttgtttcagcactacataagaggggatctcctcccccgggcctatggctgccatcccgttagTAGTAGgcactagggatatttttaacttactcaacagatctctgcccaataaattcacaggacagttaggacacaaaactgccattaccttttcctgaaagccagatgcctcatcctcaatcacaaaactttgggagaaactgcaaggggtgacctgtccatttgctgattttacaaaaatatttttatcacctcttgtcacgccaggaactttatccctcaagactgttctgtctgctcctgtgtcacacaaaaactttattttcactccattaatttttagcattctaatgggcattaccttattcccttctgcactataataagtgtctacaatttcttcaaggtccagcatttcatctacagtagggcctagtcatgcttgggggttaaagggtcctggtctcctatactcttctggtcgtctgccttcatctctccctgagctctggttctgctcatcacaatcacgggcaaagtgtcctggtctaccacaattatagcatacatcatccttccatttcctatttccaaagcctctccctgagctccctctacctctgcctcttcctctgaatcctctcctgttgtactgtgaaggacctcctcctcccctgtcactcatgacatccagtagtgcaaacactgcagcttttgattgtcgttctgatttatgtttctgtaagtcttgggcatgctgtgcataattcattatttgagtcactccatccgtgggtgtattaatatttagctttcggatgtggtgggtgatggacggaagaaacccactcagcaagcctgcttcagttgttgctgatagggggaagcgacagtgtcagagggatccaaaccactgtttgctttaaacacttcctctagccgtcctctatagtcctgcacatcctcaccttctttctgtttacattgggcaatagcttggtaatcaggaggtttaacaaatgcattttttactctatctgtcagtagtgcaacttggttgtctaagactgggTCTCCAGGGGGCAAAACCTCCCCCcctggagtccgccctgtatatcctcccctcactcctccatatctgtgtcctaaagctttcctgcacactgagtcaatctcctgcccgtccaaattgtaagtttgtctaagttgttgcagatttacaatccattgacgaacattagcgaaggggtcccctagcccttttactgcatcctctagctccttacaagaccacggtctccttaccaggagaaggggcctgttatcattccctactccaaaatgggggttaggcacctctatggctggaaagatgctggctgggtcagtcaatggtggccagggcggcggatcaggacggggccccatccttgacccatcgccctggaggtccctaaacggacttaattttaacatggcctctgccagtccttggacctcatcacttaaaggaccatacagatttcctgatctagtgtgactaggactgattagagcaggtccagccgtaggaggcagggccgcagctgtcctcgctgcccccatcacaggtgtggcagccgcagcagctgcagcagccgctgcttcttcttgttgaattaatgcttgtgggcgccctacaaaatcagctggctCCTCCTGcagggctgctatgagggacttttatctcttctcttctcagcttgctcttgccactttactgcctcaatgagctgcaatttaaatttatcaattctCTTAGATTctgctatggccatttctgcttttaactgagttaccaatttatcgcatgcgcaggtttccaattttccaggaaactcatactttttcttccattctcctaaatatctcgctgatccaggagaataagtgttcataaatttaggatcccccattaattggggtttactgttcccctttcccatagttgcaactttggcacaagcaaacgatcagtcacaacagcgcggggatcgtccactgtatcaggcttctacaggtactaattacctgcggatacagccgtccaccacactcaacttttcaatttttacttgtgcccaacaaaatacacagtttaaataggtagtgacactgctctattcagccgacaatagtccgtcaactaccatcaatcacacgttctcattcactcacacgctctcattcactcacacatgtttcagtatccctgatactttcttttcgtccctgacgaatagctcttttacttttcaagtgtccctgacactactatgtccctgacataggtttcgtccctgacgaacttacagctgctttctagtgtccctgacactgctatgtccctgacataggtttcatccctgacgaactctgcagctgctttctagtgtccctgacactgctatgtccctgacatagaagtcaacgcagctcacctatttctgcagatacgtctcttgtccggcctccgtcaagcagcagaagtgaagattatcttttcaggcgagtagacaccgacctcccgtcgaattcacgagggtggattttcctcggtcccctatgggaccgactgcgcgcagttttccagcgtcctcgtcctcctcttcaccgttgatgctgtattggaaaccgggcggaaacaccaataaatgttggttctaatcaaacatctacacagagactttcttttctttgttctaggttgagctcgtgactgttaggagatacaAACTTGTTGCTATCTCTGGCTGCAGCcacgagcccgctcagaacactttaatttatatctggaggtggttacatgacttccaggcaccgtctcactttacacaataggggagagttgaaacataggttaacttcagagttcatacaaagttcacatccatacatttacatgtcttggtgatttgcacagaaaacctgggtttcctcaactatgacatgcctggttacaccctttatataaatctgtctgcaaaatgacaattctcataacacagttagcaatttacaatgcccttattctaacacacctgtcaacacatttccatccctgtccttgatcacccgaacctgctgcacatccttcccatctctgtctctctgtctcaccaacctatacaaatccacctctccctccttagagtccaacctatcatacaaatcctcatatgtcctttgtttggcctttgccacctctaccttcaccttacgctgcatctccttgtactcctgtctgttctcttctgtcctctcaatGTCCAACGTCTTCTTAGCTAAACTTTtgctcttaacacactcctgaacttcctcattccaccaccaagtctccttatctgctttcctctttccagatgacacaacaagtaccctcctacctgtctccctgatcactttagctgtagctgtcaaGTCAgctggaagaacctcctgacctcccggagcctgtttcagctcctccctgaaagccacacaacactcttcctttttcaacttccaccacttggtcctctgctctgcccttgtcctcttcatcttcctcaccaccagagtcatcctacacaccaccatcctatgctgtctggctacactctccccagccactactttgcagtcactgatctctttcaggttggaacgtctgtGCAAGATGTAATtaacttgtgtgctcctgcctcttatatgtcaccctatgctcctcccttttctggaaaaatgtgttcactacagccatttgcccttcctcttctctctttgcctacaaacacgccttcctcctctccttctttgaccaacagtagtccaatttccactggcaccctgtaagtcaacagcaccagtggcggttgttgttaacccgggccatgaccgatccggtatggaagtcatttttgtgattcgcatgtttgatttggctgaaattttacgtcggatgcccttcctgacacaaccctctgcatttacccggacttgggaccggcacaaGAAGACACTGGATTTTGCGCCCCTGTGGttgcaagaaaaataaaaacctgaataaTCTAAAATAATCAAGTGTTATTGGTGTCAGCTATGTTCATTCTAACTGCCCAAGGAGGGGCGTCTGTCTTTGAAATGGCTTTTCCAAATTAATAAAGATGAACAGAGGCCCATATATGAGTCATACCACAAGCAAAGTAAAACAGCCTGCAGCTTGATTTTCAATAAAGTCCTTGTATTTGTACATTCTTCAGTTGGTAACGATTGTATCTTAAAGACAAGAGAGATGATGTTTCCCTTGATGATCAAAAATCTGAGTGGATCACAGTGACATGCGGAGTCTCCCGGGGTTTGATCCTTGGACCCCTGTTATTTTACCTGTACATGATTCCTTCTGAGTCAAAACTTACATGACTATAATATAGATCAAACTTAGGCGTAGAGATCTCATGTACAGTCTAGATTTAAAGAAAGTCATTCATAGCTGCATTTCTAGCAGGGTGGATTATTGTAATTGCCTGTTGTCTGGTGCTCCCAAAGGAAGGGTGTCACTAGGACCAGGAGAACTGAGCACTCATTCCTGTTCTTGTAACTTCATCCCTTAAAAGTCTAGACCTAGTGGAATATCTTGTGATTTGATCATGCTGGTGTGACGGTAGATTCCTAAGGGTTAAACAGGCTATCACCAACACAGTAACATTTACCGTGTTGCCAATctatgaatgaaaatatacttttgaTCTCCTTGAGGAAACACAGGGGCTGGTTGGACATTGAGTCAGAACCACATATGGTGAAGCTGCTTCTTGCTACTACACTGCACAAAGACAGAGATTAAATCTTGAAGAGCTTAAACATGACTCATTGGATTTGGCCCCTCCAGTGAAGACACTGACTGCTCCTGAGTCAGCCCCTCCTGCCAACACCATCGGTTTCAGAGTGGACATTAGCCGTGACGCATTTCCCAGCCAGGTTAGCGCTTGACCTGGCAGTATTTCTAGCAGTCTCTATAGAGGCCTTCAATCACCTGGCTCCTATCAGACTATGTCGTTCctcagtttacattttttgtctcCCTACTCCAACAGCTGCTCTGGCTCTGACACCTCTCCTGCCCTTCATCTTATTCAGAGTCTGGGTTTTGCCTCAGCCTTACTATTTGTAGGTCTGTCAGAAGTTGTATCAAAGTTGAGTGTTTATGGCATCTGTCTGCATGTTAGTATGTGTCTCTGCACATGGGTCCTATTTACTTGAGGTTTTGTGGTAACAACTGCTCACATTGGAACAGAAAGATGACTTACAATTCTTGTTATGGCCTAAACAATATGACCTATTCCAGCTGAAACATAAAGTCATTAAGATCAAATGATGCTGTAGCTTCAAGTCTCCAGAGGTTGATAAAGTTCTTTACAGGTCAGTTTCTATTTTAGTaaaaagtttaatgagatccatggtGGGTGAAGCAATCTAATAAAAACTGTCCACAACCAAcaaacagttcattttctgaattttgtAGCTGAGCCTACATCAATTACAGTTCAATGTCAGCTATCTAACAGTGTTGGTGTAGTAATAATGAGACttctttattgctttgttgATTATCACTGTTTATATAATCTGTTTTCttactgaatatttcagataaCACTAATGGATTATGAGTTAAATCTCACATATATAACTCTTGATGGGTATGTTGAACTGAACCaatatagatttgtttattttgtgatcatgtttacagcatatattctaataatctgcagtaattctactattgtgtgtctgatagtgattcacaaaaacctccatgagcctatgtacattttcattgcagctttgtcactgaactctgttctttacagcactgctctttacccaaagattctgtttgatgttttatctgaaaaacagatcatatcatattcagcatgtctctttcagtattttatcatttattctgtaggtgcttcagagtttttactgttgacagccatgtcctatgacaggtatgtgtctatatgtaaacctctgcagtatccaactatcatgacaacaACCAATGTGAGTATTTTCCTGCTTTTAGCTTGGTTTTCATCTGCATGTCATTTTGCAGGCCTAACAATACTGAATgctaaaactaaactgtgtaACTTTTCTTTCAAAGGGGTAGCATGTAACAATGTAATGTATGAGCTTCATTGTGTAAGATCGAGTGTAATTACTTTATATGGAGCAGTTGGTTTGATATACCTGGTAATTCTCCCTTTGCTCTTCATAATTTTTTCATACACAAAGATACTTATTATTTCttatcgaagtggtagagaagtcaggagaaaagctgcagagacctgtttacctcacctgctgGTTTTAATCAGTTACtcctgtttgtgtatatatgataTTATTATAGCTCGAGTTGAATCTaattttccaaaaactgcacgtttaataatgactttacaaaTAGTTTTGTACCatcctttgt
Proteins encoded in this window:
- the LOC113123870 gene encoding olfactory receptor 6N2-like → MDYELNLTYITLDGYVELNQYRFVYFVIMFTAYILIICSNSTIVCLIVIHKNLHEPMYIFIAALSLNSVLYSTALYPKILFDVLSEKQIISYSACLFQYFIIYSVGASEFLLLTAMSYDRYVSICKPLQYPTIMTTTNVSIFLLLAWFSSACHFAGLTILNAKTKLCNFSFKGVACNNVMYELHCVRSSVITLYGAVGLIYLVILPLLFIIFSYTKILIISYRSGREVRRKAAETCLPHLLVLISYSCLCIYDIIIARVESNFPKTARLIMTLQIVLYHPLFNPLIYGLKMKEISKHLKRLFCPARNI